From Vibrio aerogenes, a single genomic window includes:
- the rsmS gene encoding pleiotropic regulatory protein RsmS encodes MMAHPVQPIEEAPKAIQLAVDLIYLLEANEVDPVTALEALQIVRHDLERKITAAAPEKTIKQ; translated from the coding sequence ATGATGGCTCACCCGGTTCAACCAATTGAAGAAGCGCCTAAAGCGATTCAACTGGCGGTTGATTTGATTTATTTATTGGAAGCAAATGAAGTGGATCCTGTAACAGCACTTGAGGCACTACAGATTGTCAGGCATGATCTCGAAAGAAAAATCACCGCTGCAGCTCCCGAAAAAACAATAAAACAATAG
- the xthA gene encoding exodeoxyribonuclease III: protein MKVVSFNINGLRARIPQLQALIDKHQPDIIGLQEIKVHNDAFPEAQLKAMGYEVFYHGQKAHYGVALLSRQSPVKVEYGFPSDTDEHQKRMIIGTFQMQDGSTVKILNGYFPQGENIAHETKFPYKRQFFKDLMSYLKAHNPEEKMIIMGDINISPADIDIGIGEVNRKRWLKTGKCSFQPEEREWLSTLLDWGLTDTYRHIHPDTEDRYSWFDYRSRGFDDNRGLRIDAILATKSLTVSCVESDIDYELRGLEKPSDHAPIWATFNV, encoded by the coding sequence ATGAAAGTCGTCAGCTTCAATATTAATGGCCTGCGGGCCCGCATTCCTCAACTTCAGGCACTCATAGATAAACATCAACCCGATATTATCGGATTACAGGAGATCAAAGTTCATAATGATGCTTTTCCTGAAGCACAACTCAAAGCCATGGGATATGAAGTTTTTTATCATGGGCAAAAAGCACATTATGGTGTTGCATTGCTGTCCAGACAATCACCAGTGAAAGTGGAATATGGCTTTCCATCAGACACAGACGAACATCAGAAAAGAATGATCATCGGTACTTTTCAAATGCAGGATGGGAGTACCGTAAAAATCCTGAATGGCTATTTCCCTCAGGGAGAAAACATCGCTCATGAAACAAAGTTTCCTTATAAAAGGCAATTTTTTAAGGATCTGATGTCTTATCTGAAGGCACACAATCCGGAAGAAAAGATGATTATCATGGGAGATATCAATATCAGCCCTGCTGATATTGATATAGGTATCGGTGAAGTGAACCGGAAAAGATGGTTGAAAACCGGGAAATGCTCTTTCCAGCCGGAAGAAAGGGAGTGGCTCTCCACATTATTAGACTGGGGTTTAACGGATACATATCGCCATATTCATCCAGACACCGAAGACAGATACTCATGGTTTGATTACCGTTCCCGTGGTTTTGATGACAACAGGGGATTGCGCATTGATGCAATTCTTGCAACAAAAAGCCTGACGGTAAGTTGTGTCGAGTCTGATATTGATTATGAACTCCGGGGACTAGAGAAACCATCAGACCATGCTCCGATATGGGCAACATTTAATGTATAA
- a CDS encoding porin: MKKTLVALAVLAAGSAQAAEVYNNDGVSVSISGSAEVQYIQDFEQDGTNVDATTRLDDGDVTITTSIEMTDDWATVAGLSYDLATDDRDAETDKLYVGFESSEYGTITFGRQTLIADDDGIGKDFELGDLQYFGTQIESADDVVKYVYDNGQFYFGLSHDLDAANGDSTSGVEVLDGRIGVRFDDFDVRLYVYTDDYASGFETTAYNLEAEYTFDAFNIAASYGEAEIETSSGATFFDATYIELNGSYTVDKFTYAIGYAFVSEDETDTDGDNIYANVVYQLHANVRTYAEIGYKDIDNTADYDLGYLVGMEVKF; this comes from the coding sequence ATGAAAAAGACTCTAGTAGCTCTTGCTGTGTTAGCAGCAGGTTCAGCTCAGGCAGCTGAAGTGTATAACAATGATGGTGTGAGTGTCAGCATCTCCGGTTCTGCAGAAGTTCAGTATATTCAGGATTTCGAGCAAGATGGCACTAATGTTGACGCAACAACCCGTCTTGATGACGGCGATGTGACTATCACAACTTCGATCGAAATGACTGATGATTGGGCAACGGTTGCAGGTCTGAGCTATGACTTAGCTACAGATGATCGTGATGCAGAAACTGATAAGCTCTATGTTGGTTTTGAAAGCTCAGAATACGGTACAATCACTTTTGGTCGTCAAACTCTGATTGCTGATGATGATGGTATTGGAAAAGATTTTGAACTGGGTGATCTTCAGTACTTTGGTACTCAGATTGAATCTGCAGATGATGTTGTTAAGTATGTATATGACAATGGTCAGTTCTACTTTGGTTTGAGCCATGATTTAGATGCTGCAAATGGTGACTCAACAAGTGGTGTAGAAGTCCTTGATGGGCGTATTGGTGTACGTTTTGATGACTTTGACGTTCGCCTGTATGTATATACTGATGATTATGCATCTGGGTTTGAAACAACAGCATATAATCTGGAAGCTGAATATACATTTGATGCATTCAACATTGCTGCGTCATATGGTGAAGCTGAGATTGAAACTAGCTCCGGTGCAACTTTCTTTGATGCTACGTATATTGAGCTGAACGGTTCTTATACTGTTGATAAATTTACATATGCGATTGGCTATGCATTTGTTTCTGAAGATGAAACAGACACTGACGGTGATAACATTTACGCGAACGTTGTTTATCAACTTCATGCCAATGTCCGCACTTACGCCGAAATTGGTTATAAAGATATCGACAACACAGCAGACTACGATCTAGGCTATCTGGTTGGTATGGAAGTGAAATTCTAA
- a CDS encoding sulfite exporter TauE/SafE family protein: protein MEYLEPVTLLMLALVAFIAGFIDGVAGGGGLLTVPALLSLGLPPHIALGTNKVAATFATSTAAITYYKKQMFKPRQWKHVFFSTLAGAITGTLIVDLISKAWLEKFLPLIILLAALYTIFYHPKHGKHHPDKVNVPCLKIKQIIQGLTLGFYDGIAGPGTGAFWVVSSMALYRLNILFSSGLAKAMNFTSNMTSLITFAILGHINWVLGLVMGFCLMIGAYVGAHSAIRFGSPFIRPVFIIVVSILAIRLAYHAWFDTL, encoded by the coding sequence ATGGAATATCTTGAGCCAGTCACACTGCTTATGCTGGCATTAGTTGCGTTTATTGCCGGTTTTATAGATGGTGTTGCTGGCGGGGGCGGACTGCTCACGGTCCCTGCACTACTATCCCTTGGGCTACCGCCTCATATTGCCCTTGGTACAAATAAAGTTGCGGCCACCTTTGCAACGTCAACTGCAGCTATCACTTATTATAAAAAGCAGATGTTTAAACCCCGGCAATGGAAACATGTCTTTTTTTCAACGTTAGCCGGGGCAATCACTGGTACACTCATCGTTGATTTGATCAGTAAGGCCTGGCTGGAAAAGTTTTTGCCACTGATTATTTTACTGGCCGCTCTTTATACCATTTTTTATCATCCCAAACATGGAAAGCATCATCCGGATAAAGTGAATGTGCCCTGTCTGAAAATAAAACAAATCATTCAGGGGCTCACGCTGGGATTCTATGATGGAATAGCCGGACCAGGAACCGGCGCCTTCTGGGTCGTCTCCTCAATGGCTTTATACCGTCTGAACATCTTATTCTCTTCCGGACTTGCAAAAGCAATGAACTTTACAAGCAATATGACTTCCCTGATTACCTTTGCCATACTTGGCCATATCAACTGGGTGCTTGGTTTGGTGATGGGATTTTGCCTGATGATAGGCGCTTATGTCGGTGCGCATTCCGCCATTCGTTTTGGCTCTCCATTTATCAGACCTGTTTTCATTATTGTTGTCAGCATCCTTGCTATACGGCTCGCATATCATGCCTGGTTTGATACCTTATAG
- the pflA gene encoding pyruvate formate lyase 1-activating protein, which yields MSTTGRIHSFESCGTVDGPGIRFIVFMQGCLMRCMYCHNRDTWDTHTGKIVTVEEIIKEVKTYRHFMNASGGGITCSGGEAMLQPEFVRDFFTAAKSEGIHTCLDTNGYIRKYTPVIDEVLDVTDLVMLDIKHMKDEIHQKFIGVSNKRTLDFARYLHTKGQTTWIRYVVVPGYTDDEESAHLLGQFIQDMDNIEKIELLPYHKLGAHKWEAMGETYPLEGVEPPTAETMDKIVSVLSQYHSQVKY from the coding sequence ATGTCAACTACTGGTCGTATTCATTCTTTTGAGTCATGTGGCACTGTCGATGGCCCGGGTATCCGTTTTATTGTTTTTATGCAGGGATGCTTAATGCGCTGTATGTATTGCCATAACAGAGATACCTGGGATACACATACGGGAAAGATAGTCACAGTTGAAGAAATCATTAAAGAAGTAAAAACATACCGTCATTTCATGAATGCTTCAGGTGGTGGTATCACTTGTTCTGGTGGTGAGGCGATGCTTCAGCCGGAATTTGTCCGCGACTTTTTCACAGCGGCAAAAAGCGAAGGAATACATACTTGTCTCGATACCAATGGATACATCCGTAAGTACACCCCTGTGATTGATGAGGTGTTGGATGTGACTGATCTGGTCATGCTTGATATCAAGCATATGAAAGATGAGATCCATCAGAAGTTTATTGGTGTTTCCAATAAACGGACGCTCGATTTTGCCCGCTACCTGCATACCAAAGGACAAACAACGTGGATACGTTACGTCGTTGTGCCCGGATATACCGATGACGAAGAATCAGCACATCTGCTTGGGCAGTTTATTCAGGATATGGATAATATTGAGAAGATAGAATTGTTGCCATATCACAAATTAGGTGCACATAAATGGGAAGCCATGGGTGAAACATATCCTCTGGAAGGCGTTGAACCACCTACGGCAGAGACGATGGATAAAATCGTATCCGTGTTAAGTCAGTATCACAGTCAGGTTAAATATTAA
- the pflB gene encoding formate C-acetyltransferase has translation MAEQFATAWEGFAAGDWQNEVNVRDFIQKNYTPYEGDESFLVSEGTEATQKLWAQVMEGIKQENSTHAPVDFDTSVISTITSHDAGYINKDLEKIVGLQTDAPLKRAIIPNGGIRMIEGSCHTYGRELDPQVSKIYSEYRKTHNQGVFDVYTPSILKCRKSGVLTGLPDAYGRGRIIGDYRRIALYGIDYLMKDKFAQFTSLQEKMENGEDLQATIQLREEVAEQHRALGQIKEMAAKYGCDISRPAQTAQEAIQWTYFGYLAAVKSQNGAAMSLGRTSTFLDIFIERDIAAGKITEEQAQEMIDHFVMKLRMVRFLRTPEYDDLFSGDPIWATESVGGMGLDGRTLVSRTNFRFLNSLYTMGPSPEPNITVLWSEQLPEGFKKFCAKVSIDTSSIQYENDDLMRPDFDSDDYAIACCVSPMVVGKQMQFFGARANLAKTMLYTINGGVDEKSKMQVGPEMPKITAEVLDYDELWEKMDHFMDWLAKQYVTALNAIHFMHDKYSYEASLMALHDLNVKRTMACGIAGLSVAADSLSAIKYAKVTPIRDEDGVAVDFKIEGDYPKFGNNDSRVDDIACQLVETFMTKIRSLKTYRDAIPTQSILTITSNVVYGKKTGNTPDGRRAGAPFGPGANPMHGRDEKGAVASLTSVGKLPFAHAKDGISYTFSIVPNALGKDMDSQRSNLAGLMDGYFHHESSVEGGQHLNVNVLNRETLEDAVKHPEKYPQLTIRVSGYAVRFNSLTAEQQADVIARTFTETM, from the coding sequence ATGGCAGAGCAATTTGCTACAGCTTGGGAAGGTTTTGCTGCTGGAGACTGGCAAAACGAAGTTAACGTTCGTGATTTTATTCAAAAAAATTACACTCCATATGAAGGTGATGAATCTTTCCTGGTTTCTGAGGGTACTGAAGCAACACAAAAGCTTTGGGCTCAGGTAATGGAAGGCATCAAACAGGAAAACTCTACTCACGCTCCTGTTGATTTCGATACTTCCGTTATTTCTACCATTACTTCGCACGATGCCGGATACATTAACAAAGATCTGGAAAAAATCGTAGGTCTTCAGACTGATGCACCGCTGAAACGTGCGATTATCCCTAACGGCGGCATCCGTATGATCGAAGGCTCATGCCATACATATGGTCGTGAGCTGGATCCTCAAGTCAGTAAAATCTATTCTGAATATCGTAAAACACATAACCAAGGTGTTTTCGATGTCTATACACCATCTATTCTGAAATGTCGTAAATCCGGTGTTCTGACTGGTTTGCCAGATGCATATGGCCGTGGCCGTATCATCGGTGACTATCGTCGTATTGCACTTTACGGTATTGATTACCTGATGAAAGATAAATTCGCTCAATTCACTTCTCTGCAAGAGAAAATGGAAAATGGCGAAGACCTGCAAGCAACGATTCAACTGCGTGAAGAAGTTGCTGAGCAACACCGTGCTCTGGGTCAAATTAAAGAGATGGCTGCAAAATACGGTTGTGACATTTCACGTCCTGCTCAAACTGCACAAGAAGCAATCCAATGGACTTACTTCGGTTATCTGGCTGCTGTTAAATCTCAAAATGGTGCAGCAATGTCTCTGGGCCGTACTTCTACATTCCTGGATATTTTCATTGAGCGCGATATCGCGGCCGGAAAAATTACAGAAGAACAAGCTCAGGAAATGATCGACCATTTCGTGATGAAACTGCGTATGGTTCGCTTCCTGCGTACACCAGAATATGATGATTTGTTCTCTGGCGACCCAATCTGGGCAACAGAATCTGTCGGTGGTATGGGTCTTGACGGACGCACTTTGGTTTCACGTACAAACTTCCGCTTCCTGAACAGCTTGTACACAATGGGGCCATCTCCTGAGCCAAACATTACTGTTCTTTGGTCTGAGCAACTGCCAGAAGGCTTCAAAAAATTCTGTGCAAAAGTTTCTATCGATACTTCATCAATTCAATATGAAAACGATGACTTGATGCGTCCGGACTTTGATTCTGATGACTATGCAATTGCTTGTTGTGTATCTCCAATGGTTGTTGGTAAGCAAATGCAGTTCTTCGGTGCTCGTGCAAACCTTGCCAAAACGATGCTTTACACCATCAACGGCGGTGTAGACGAAAAATCGAAAATGCAGGTTGGTCCTGAAATGCCAAAAATCACTGCTGAAGTTCTGGATTATGATGAGCTTTGGGAGAAAATGGATCACTTCATGGACTGGTTGGCAAAACAATATGTCACAGCTCTGAATGCGATTCACTTCATGCATGATAAATACAGCTACGAAGCATCACTGATGGCACTGCATGATCTCAATGTAAAACGCACAATGGCATGTGGTATCGCGGGTCTTTCTGTTGCAGCTGACTCTCTGTCTGCGATTAAATACGCAAAAGTAACACCGATTCGTGATGAAGATGGCGTTGCTGTTGACTTCAAGATCGAAGGCGATTATCCAAAATTCGGTAACAACGACTCACGTGTTGATGACATCGCATGTCAGTTAGTTGAAACATTCATGACCAAAATCCGTTCACTGAAAACTTACCGTGATGCGATTCCAACTCAGTCTATCCTGACAATCACTTCAAACGTGGTTTATGGTAAGAAAACAGGTAATACACCTGATGGCCGTCGTGCAGGCGCTCCATTCGGTCCTGGTGCAAACCCAATGCACGGCCGTGATGAAAAAGGTGCAGTTGCATCCCTGACTTCAGTCGGTAAATTACCATTTGCTCACGCAAAAGACGGGATTTCTTATACGTTCTCTATCGTACCTAATGCTTTAGGTAAAGATATGGATTCACAACGTTCTAACCTTGCAGGCTTGATGGATGGTTACTTCCACCACGAATCAAGTGTCGAAGGTGGCCAACACCTGAACGTGAACGTATTGAATCGTGAAACACTGGAAGATGCAGTGAAACACCCTGAAAAATATCCACAATTAACCATTCGTGTTTCAGGATATGCTGTACGCTTCAACTCTCTGACTGCTGAACAGCAAGCAGATGTAATTGCCCGTACATTTACTGAAACTATGTAA
- a CDS encoding YfbU family protein has product MEMTNAQRLILSNQYRLMTQLDPANAEKYKRFQTIVERGYALHMRELNKEFGCMSEDACREIIDIMEMYHAMQESYKLLSGQDQSEIDDRRLQFLGFDLSTEPQLVHYVRFLVDSEGLYTQFDKGDHHFNSQVTMLDKYRRMLASWKSCPRQYHLSTAEFLKILSA; this is encoded by the coding sequence ATGGAAATGACTAACGCTCAACGCCTCATCTTATCAAATCAGTATCGTCTGATGACTCAGTTAGACCCCGCTAATGCTGAAAAATATAAAAGGTTTCAGACAATTGTAGAACGGGGCTATGCACTGCATATGCGTGAGCTGAACAAAGAATTTGGCTGTATGTCTGAAGATGCATGCCGAGAAATTATTGATATTATGGAAATGTATCATGCCATGCAGGAATCATATAAGCTTCTGTCCGGACAAGATCAGAGTGAAATCGATGATCGACGCTTGCAGTTTTTAGGATTTGATTTATCAACTGAACCACAGCTGGTTCATTATGTCCGTTTTCTGGTCGATTCAGAAGGTCTGTATACACAATTTGACAAAGGTGATCATCATTTCAACAGTCAGGTAACAATGCTTGATAAATACCGGCGCATGCTGGCTTCCTGGAAGAGCTGCCCCCGCCAATACCACCTTTCAACAGCAGAATTTCTGAAGATTTTAAGTGCATAA
- a CDS encoding methyl-accepting chemotaxis protein, whose translation MDVLKLSQKQKNTVFIIILCCGFVLMGLFIAQKLSSMSAYYEQSGKVAHEEVTLFATHTKLLSLAAGRNEVLAKDISHVSKDLDALVKDVSLDAQFLQTISLHRESEQIRDAIMQFESSMKPWLKIKSELGFSVKEGQLAILSELSHTIEEKIEETGMVTIRSDFRAMIKAQQNYLLAPGEQHMKLFNRAMAMFVNTSKSYATYGIYKQEIEQYKQVFVRIGELSQQLQAIEAKLSKAEKVAQSVIHEVSQKMMSVSQEYKVQAQAEASQTMWSVLVACAALATMTITIFWAQNISFTRVLDQIKNVLENLSKGDLSQRLDISTNSKDEFNQLAAAINRSCINLGVLVKKVKKSSQYLSGDAADLNQSLDRLVDSQLDIVNQTEMLASATEQVSVTAKEVSQSLSFVAEISQDSTNAAQEGSQVIKSAIHSLEEVNQILTSAAAHIKQLEQASDKVDSVMDIINSIAEQTNLLALNAAIEAARAGEQGRGFAVVADEVRSLAVRTVDAVSDISVTIETMKRESTEVIQFIGQSEHSIQSGQEKGNEAMQALSHITDKATETASQTENIFLSMKELATTSQSMANNMAQISDSMKNLEEDNEKLRNTSRLVEQRSSDLSKDCQQFLL comes from the coding sequence ATGGATGTACTGAAGTTATCACAGAAACAGAAGAATACGGTTTTCATTATTATTTTATGCTGTGGCTTTGTGCTTATGGGGCTTTTTATTGCACAAAAGTTATCGAGTATGTCCGCTTATTATGAGCAGAGTGGAAAAGTAGCGCATGAAGAAGTAACACTTTTTGCCACACATACCAAGCTATTGTCTCTTGCCGCAGGTAGAAATGAAGTGCTGGCAAAAGACATCAGTCATGTTTCAAAAGACTTAGACGCTTTAGTGAAAGATGTGTCTTTAGATGCACAATTTCTGCAGACGATATCCCTGCATCGTGAGAGTGAACAAATTCGTGATGCGATTATGCAGTTTGAAAGCAGTATGAAGCCATGGCTCAAAATAAAGTCAGAGCTGGGGTTTAGTGTTAAAGAAGGACAACTGGCTATTTTGTCCGAATTATCTCATACGATTGAAGAAAAGATCGAAGAAACAGGTATGGTGACAATTCGTTCTGATTTCAGGGCAATGATTAAAGCACAGCAAAATTATTTACTGGCACCTGGTGAGCAGCATATGAAGCTGTTTAATCGTGCAATGGCCATGTTTGTCAATACATCAAAATCTTATGCAACATATGGGATTTACAAGCAGGAGATAGAGCAGTACAAGCAGGTCTTTGTCAGAATCGGTGAGCTTTCACAACAATTGCAGGCAATAGAAGCGAAATTATCTAAAGCAGAAAAGGTTGCCCAGTCAGTGATTCACGAAGTGTCTCAAAAAATGATGTCAGTGAGTCAGGAATATAAGGTTCAGGCACAAGCGGAGGCATCCCAGACGATGTGGTCAGTTTTGGTTGCCTGTGCTGCTTTAGCTACCATGACGATAACAATTTTCTGGGCACAAAATATTTCTTTTACACGCGTTTTGGATCAGATTAAAAACGTTCTTGAAAATCTCTCCAAAGGTGACTTATCGCAACGACTGGATATTTCGACGAACAGTAAAGATGAATTCAATCAGTTGGCCGCTGCAATTAATCGTAGCTGTATCAATTTGGGGGTGTTGGTGAAAAAAGTAAAAAAAAGCAGTCAGTACTTGTCTGGTGATGCTGCTGATTTGAATCAGAGTTTGGATCGTCTGGTGGACTCTCAACTGGATATTGTTAATCAAACAGAAATGCTTGCTTCTGCGACAGAGCAGGTGAGTGTCACAGCAAAAGAAGTAAGCCAGTCCTTATCATTTGTTGCTGAGATTAGTCAGGATTCTACAAATGCTGCCCAAGAAGGTAGTCAGGTGATTAAAAGTGCCATTCATTCACTTGAAGAAGTTAATCAGATTCTGACATCGGCGGCTGCTCATATTAAACAGCTTGAGCAAGCTTCTGATAAGGTTGATTCTGTGATGGATATTATCAATTCTATTGCAGAGCAAACGAATCTGTTGGCTTTAAATGCCGCTATTGAAGCTGCCCGTGCGGGAGAGCAGGGCAGAGGTTTCGCTGTTGTGGCTGATGAAGTCAGGAGTCTGGCAGTACGAACAGTTGATGCTGTCTCGGATATTTCTGTAACCATTGAGACGATGAAGCGCGAAAGCACAGAAGTGATCCAGTTTATTGGTCAGTCAGAGCATTCAATTCAATCGGGTCAGGAGAAAGGGAATGAAGCCATGCAAGCTCTGTCTCATATCACGGACAAGGCGACTGAAACGGCCAGCCAAACTGAAAATATATTTCTGTCAATGAAAGAGTTGGCGACAACCAGTCAGTCTATGGCAAATAATATGGCTCAAATATCTGATTCGATGAAAAATCTGGAAGAGGATAATGAGAAGCTAAGAAATACCAGCAGGCTTGTTGAGCAACGATCTTCTGATTTATCCAAAGATTGTCAGCAGTTTTTGTTATAG
- the dinG gene encoding ATP-dependent DNA helicase DinG — protein sequence MLTRQIQESIRKSYQNLQIQMDKFIPRRGQNYLIAEIAKTLCGSYHEKNRMLVAEAGTGIGKSLSYLMGAVPVAILNNKSLIISTATVALQEQLVNKDLPLYRRLSDLEFQFRIAKGRQRYCCLEKLASVCSQDSSQASLFIGTQSDSNMDLFQHMYDKLSAGKWDGDIDNWEKPVDTKQWQLIVSDKQSCNAAFSAHRKCPFHQARAELSSADIIIANHSLVMADADLGGGVILPEPEQSIYVFDEAHHLYHVAREHAAASASLKGAAGWLETLNQSAGKWIQLTDEQRAFRFKDEISKNIQVLIPSLNQISQQIIPEQFEDGSIRFEHGELPAWLADEAVHLKKAANQTYQATGKIADLISERIKEGELSSHQSAPVLAELSFFLQRLDNLARVWTMMAEPDRENGAPLARWLSINEEHPGDYVVNVSPIEIGWKLDQQLWSRCSGAIAVSATLRALNSFSFFCHQSGISLNDKEGTRFLALSSPFDFAKKGQLFIPHFPAEPQSPEYTQELIKHLPQYIEERKANLILFSSYWQMNQVAEKLQILFKKNGWLCQVQGEKPRTKILQMHSQAISKQKTSILFGTNSFSEGLDLPGNLLKNVVITKIPFSVPTSPVEQAHAEYIESRGGNPFMQITVPEASRKLIQAVGRLLRNENDSGRVVILDRRIITKWYGKALLDALPPFQRIIGTNE from the coding sequence ATGCTAACCAGGCAGATTCAGGAATCGATACGTAAGAGCTATCAAAACCTGCAGATACAAATGGATAAATTCATCCCCCGCCGCGGGCAAAATTACCTGATCGCAGAAATCGCAAAAACGCTTTGTGGCAGTTACCATGAAAAAAACAGAATGCTGGTTGCTGAGGCTGGAACCGGCATTGGCAAATCTCTCTCATACCTGATGGGTGCAGTTCCGGTAGCTATCCTCAACAATAAATCTTTAATTATTTCTACAGCGACGGTTGCGTTACAAGAACAGCTTGTGAATAAAGATTTACCACTATACCGTCGATTAAGCGATTTAGAGTTCCAATTCCGGATTGCAAAAGGCAGACAACGGTACTGTTGTCTGGAAAAATTAGCATCGGTGTGCAGTCAGGACTCTTCTCAGGCTTCTTTATTTATTGGCACTCAATCTGATTCCAATATGGATTTATTCCAGCACATGTATGACAAGCTGTCAGCAGGAAAATGGGACGGTGATATTGACAACTGGGAAAAACCTGTCGATACCAAACAATGGCAATTGATTGTTAGTGATAAACAAAGCTGTAACGCCGCATTTTCAGCTCACAGAAAATGTCCTTTTCATCAGGCACGGGCAGAATTAAGCAGTGCAGATATTATTATTGCCAATCATAGTCTGGTAATGGCAGATGCAGATCTGGGCGGAGGTGTGATTCTCCCGGAGCCTGAACAGTCAATCTATGTCTTTGATGAAGCGCATCATTTATACCATGTTGCCAGAGAGCATGCTGCTGCATCAGCGTCACTGAAAGGTGCTGCTGGCTGGCTGGAAACCCTCAATCAGTCTGCCGGAAAATGGATACAATTAACCGATGAACAAAGAGCTTTCAGGTTTAAAGACGAAATTTCAAAAAATATTCAGGTCTTAATTCCGTCTCTGAATCAGATTAGCCAGCAAATTATCCCGGAACAATTTGAAGATGGCAGTATCCGTTTTGAACACGGAGAGCTTCCTGCCTGGCTTGCAGATGAAGCTGTGCACTTAAAAAAAGCAGCGAATCAAACTTATCAGGCAACAGGGAAAATAGCTGACTTAATTAGCGAACGTATAAAGGAAGGAGAACTCTCTTCACATCAGAGTGCTCCTGTTCTGGCTGAGCTCAGCTTTTTTCTTCAAAGACTTGATAATCTGGCAAGAGTCTGGACGATGATGGCAGAACCGGACAGAGAAAATGGTGCACCTTTAGCCCGCTGGCTGAGCATTAATGAGGAACATCCTGGTGATTATGTCGTGAATGTCTCCCCGATAGAAATTGGCTGGAAACTTGACCAGCAATTGTGGAGCCGGTGTTCAGGCGCAATTGCCGTTTCTGCAACTCTCCGGGCACTAAACTCTTTCTCCTTTTTCTGCCACCAGTCAGGTATTAGTCTGAATGATAAGGAAGGCACCCGTTTTCTGGCCCTATCCTCCCCTTTTGATTTTGCAAAAAAAGGTCAGCTATTTATTCCTCATTTTCCGGCAGAGCCTCAGTCACCAGAATATACTCAGGAACTGATAAAACATTTACCCCAGTATATAGAGGAGAGAAAAGCGAATCTGATATTATTTTCATCCTACTGGCAAATGAATCAGGTGGCTGAAAAGCTTCAGATCTTATTCAAGAAAAATGGTTGGTTATGCCAGGTACAGGGGGAAAAGCCCCGGACAAAAATTCTTCAAATGCACTCTCAGGCCATTTCTAAGCAAAAAACATCCATATTGTTTGGTACAAACAGCTTTTCTGAAGGTTTGGATTTACCCGGAAATCTGTTAAAGAATGTGGTTATTACCAAAATTCCGTTTTCAGTTCCAACATCTCCCGTTGAACAAGCTCATGCCGAATATATCGAGTCCAGAGGTGGTAATCCATTTATGCAAATCACCGTTCCGGAAGCCAGCAGAAAACTGATTCAGGCTGTAGGCCGGTTACTGCGCAATGAAAATGATTCTGGTAGAGTAGTCATTCTTGACCGCCGCATCATCACAAAATGGTATGGAAAAGCATTACTTGATGCCCTGCCTCCGTTTCAGCGTATTATTGGTACCAACGAATAA